The following coding sequences are from one Haemophilus haemolyticus window:
- the rmuC gene encoding DNA recombination protein RmuC, which translates to MSENLWLFSLLAIVVLLILLLILRQQKYTHLHQELSKTTQDYNQLASKFDELSGIKNQFEQQTIKVQTENQGLQYRLTERDEQIHHLTQERQNLTEKLTALSQELTGLKTTLAEKEKHFSEQQQNFEQSKQQLGVEFQNLANRILDEKSRSFSQSNQTALETLLKPFREQIEGFQKRVNEIHSESVKGNAGLEAEIKKVLEIGLNMSQEASNLTSALKGEKKTLGNWGEVQLERALQLAGLEENVHYRAQAHFKDEQGGRNYPDFVLNLPDDKHLIIDSKMSLVAYESAVNSEDDFERERLLKEHVSALKNHINDLHKKDYSNLIGMRSPNFVLMFIAVEPAYIEALKSDPALFNYGYERNVIMVSHTTLMPILRTVANLWRIERGNAEAKEIAEKAGEIYNQICLVAERLSKLGNTLSTVSNQYNSTVIALVGQQGLVGKVERFKTLSAKANKTMPDVELLNNQVDLARLEALNVSK; encoded by the coding sequence ATGTCAGAGAATTTGTGGCTTTTTAGCTTGTTAGCAATCGTTGTTCTATTGATTTTATTGCTTATTCTACGCCAGCAAAAATATACACATCTTCATCAAGAATTATCAAAAACGACTCAAGATTATAATCAACTTGCCAGTAAATTTGATGAGCTAAGCGGTATTAAAAACCAGTTTGAACAACAAACAATTAAAGTACAGACTGAAAATCAAGGGCTGCAATATCGTTTAACTGAACGTGATGAACAAATACATCATCTCACACAAGAACGACAAAATTTGACCGAAAAATTGACCGCACTTTCTCAAGAGTTAACAGGATTAAAAACAACTTTAGCAGAGAAAGAAAAACATTTTTCAGAGCAACAACAAAACTTTGAACAATCTAAGCAGCAGTTGGGTGTGGAATTTCAAAATCTAGCCAATCGGATTTTGGATGAAAAAAGTCGATCATTTAGTCAATCAAATCAAACTGCCTTGGAAACGTTGCTCAAGCCTTTCCGTGAGCAAATTGAAGGTTTCCAAAAACGTGTCAATGAAATTCACTCCGAATCCGTGAAAGGTAATGCAGGATTGGAAGCTGAAATTAAAAAAGTGTTGGAAATTGGTCTGAATATGTCGCAAGAGGCGAGTAATTTAACTTCTGCGCTGAAAGGCGAAAAGAAAACGTTAGGCAACTGGGGCGAAGTGCAATTAGAACGAGCGTTGCAACTGGCAGGGCTTGAAGAAAATGTACATTACCGTGCTCAAGCGCATTTTAAAGATGAACAAGGTGGACGCAATTACCCTGATTTTGTGTTGAATTTACCCGATGATAAACACTTAATTATCGACAGCAAAATGTCGCTCGTGGCTTACGAAAGTGCGGTAAATTCTGAGGATGATTTTGAACGTGAGCGTTTACTCAAAGAACATGTTTCTGCATTAAAAAACCATATTAACGATCTGCATAAAAAAGATTACAGTAATCTGATTGGCATGCGTAGCCCGAATTTTGTTCTTATGTTTATTGCGGTGGAACCCGCATATATTGAGGCTTTAAAATCTGATCCTGCTTTATTTAATTACGGTTATGAACGTAATGTAATTATGGTTTCTCACACTACGCTAATGCCGATTTTACGCACCGTGGCAAACCTGTGGCGCATCGAACGCGGTAATGCAGAGGCAAAAGAAATCGCTGAAAAAGCGGGTGAAATTTATAACCAAATTTGCTTGGTCGCAGAACGTTTAAGTAAGCTTGGCAATACGCTTTCCACTGTCAGCAACCAATACAACAGCACGGTAATAGCACTTGTTGGCCAACAAGGTTTAGTTGGCAAAGTAGAACGATTTAAAACCCTTTCTGCAAAAGCCAATAAAACTATGCCCGATGTGGAGCTGTTAAATAATCAGGTGGATTTGGCGAGGTTAGAAGCATTGAACGTATCTAAATAA
- a CDS encoding methionine/alanine import family NSS transporter small subunit — protein MTTGAIIMMIVSLALVWGGLIYALIRLPKEE, from the coding sequence ATGACTACTGGCGCAATTATTATGATGATCGTGTCTCTCGCGTTAGTGTGGGGCGGATTAATTTATGCCCTGATTCGATTACCAAAAGAAGAATAA
- a CDS encoding sodium-dependent transporter, producing MAHSASKAQKRETFSGRRAFILAAIGSAVGLGNIWRFPYTTYENGGGAFIIPYLIALLTAGIPLLFLDYAIGHRHRGGAPLSYRRFSPHFEVFGWWQMMVNVIIGLYYAVVLGWAASYTYFSFTGAWGDKPIDFFIGEFLKMGDIKNGISFEFVGMVTAPLIAMWIVALGVLSMGVQKGIAKVSSVLMPVLVVMFMALVIYSLFLPGAAKGLDALFTPDWSKLSNPSVWIAAYGQIFFSLSIGFGIMVTYASYLKKQSDLTGSGLVVGFANSSFEVLAGIGVFAALGFIATAQGQEVSEVAKGGIGLAFFAFPTIINKAPFGEVLGVLFFGSLTFAALTSFISVIEVIISAIQDKIRISRGKVTFIVGVPMMLVSVILFGTTTGLPMLDVFDKFVNYFGIVAVAFASLIAIVANEKLGLLGNHLNETSSFKVGFFWRLCIVLTSGVLAFMLFSEGAKVFSEGYEGYPNWFVNTFGWGMSISLLVVAFFLSRLKWKSETKLTIDETKGE from the coding sequence ATGGCTCACTCAGCCTCAAAAGCACAAAAGCGTGAGACTTTTTCTGGTCGTCGTGCATTTATTCTGGCAGCAATTGGTTCTGCCGTTGGTCTTGGTAATATTTGGCGTTTTCCTTATACCACTTATGAAAATGGTGGTGGCGCATTTATCATCCCTTACCTTATTGCATTATTAACCGCAGGGATTCCTCTTTTATTCTTAGATTATGCCATTGGTCACCGTCATCGTGGTGGCGCGCCACTTTCTTATCGTCGTTTTAGCCCTCACTTTGAGGTGTTTGGCTGGTGGCAAATGATGGTAAATGTCATCATCGGATTATACTACGCGGTAGTATTAGGCTGGGCGGCAAGCTACACATATTTTTCTTTCACTGGTGCTTGGGGCGATAAACCTATTGATTTCTTCATCGGCGAATTTTTGAAAATGGGCGATATTAAAAACGGTATCAGCTTTGAATTTGTTGGTATGGTAACCGCACCATTAATTGCGATGTGGATTGTTGCCTTAGGCGTACTTTCTATGGGCGTCCAAAAAGGAATTGCTAAGGTCTCCTCCGTATTAATGCCAGTACTCGTTGTGATGTTTATGGCACTTGTGATTTATTCCTTATTCTTACCTGGTGCGGCAAAAGGTTTAGATGCATTATTTACACCAGATTGGTCGAAACTTTCTAATCCAAGTGTATGGATTGCCGCTTATGGACAAATCTTCTTCTCTCTTTCTATTGGATTTGGGATTATGGTAACTTACGCCTCTTATCTCAAAAAACAATCCGATTTAACGGGAAGTGGTTTAGTTGTAGGTTTTGCGAACAGTAGCTTTGAAGTGTTAGCGGGTATCGGCGTATTTGCAGCATTAGGTTTTATTGCAACAGCGCAAGGTCAAGAAGTTAGCGAAGTAGCAAAAGGCGGAATCGGTTTAGCATTTTTTGCGTTCCCAACCATCATCAACAAAGCACCATTTGGCGAAGTGCTAGGCGTGTTGTTCTTCGGTTCATTAACCTTTGCCGCATTAACTTCATTCATCTCAGTAATTGAAGTTATTATCTCTGCAATTCAAGATAAAATTCGTATTAGCCGCGGGAAAGTAACATTCATCGTGGGTGTACCAATGATGCTAGTTTCTGTAATCTTATTCGGCACAACAACAGGCTTACCAATGTTAGATGTATTCGATAAATTCGTGAACTATTTCGGTATCGTTGCCGTAGCATTCGCTTCTTTAATTGCGATTGTGGCAAATGAAAAACTCGGTTTATTGGGTAATCACTTAAATGAAACTTCATCTTTCAAAGTGGGTTTCTTCTGGCGTTTATGTATTGTATTAACGAGTGGTGTTTTAGCATTCATGCTTTTCAGCGAAGGCGCAAAAGTCTTCTCTGAAGGTTACGAAGGTTATCCAAACTGGTTTGTAAATACTTTTGGTTGGGGAATGTCTATTAGCTTACTTGTCGTGGCATTCTTCCTTTCTCGCTTAAAATGGAAAAGCGAAACCAAATTAACGATTGATGAAACTAAAGGAGAATAA
- the ilvG gene encoding acetolactate synthase 2 catalytic subunit codes for MTGAQLIMECLKAHHVTTLFGYPGGAIMPTYDALYDAGLDHLLCRNEQGAAIAAIGYARSTGKVGVCIATSGPGATNLVTGLGDAMMDSIPVVAITGQVSSQLIGTDAFQEADVLGLSLACTKHSFIVQSADELADVFAQAFEIAQSGRPGPVLIDVPRDIQVGEVPANIKAYVKTLEKPTALSVDKLAEAKELLKNAKKPVLYVGGGVGMAKAVPALREFLAQIQIPSVSTLKGLGAIDPNDDVYMGMIGMHGTKAANLAVQESDLLLVCGARFDDRVTGKLDTFAPHAKVIHCDIDAAEIHKLRRADVALQGDLIQALNALKQELDIEPWREQIRNFKAKLDFTYVENQGNRPIDPWALLNTLSNRKPNNAVICTDVGQHQMWSAQHMKHFAPENYITSAGFGTMGFGLPAAVGAKKARPQDEVILVTGDGSLMMNIQELGSIKRGNLPVKILLLDNQRLGMVRQWQDLFWNKRRSETILDDNPDFVMLANAFGIPAERIESADDVDAALNRLLNSKTAYLLQVCIPPDECVWPLVPPGACNADMVEEMN; via the coding sequence ATGACAGGTGCACAACTCATCATGGAGTGCCTGAAAGCACACCATGTCACGACTCTTTTCGGCTATCCAGGTGGCGCAATAATGCCAACCTACGATGCTCTTTATGATGCAGGCTTAGATCACTTACTTTGTCGTAATGAACAAGGGGCTGCCATCGCAGCGATCGGTTATGCTCGTTCCACAGGAAAAGTGGGCGTCTGTATCGCAACATCAGGCCCTGGCGCAACGAATTTAGTCACTGGATTAGGCGATGCCATGATGGACTCCATTCCAGTTGTAGCCATTACTGGTCAAGTTTCCTCTCAATTAATCGGTACGGATGCGTTCCAAGAAGCCGATGTTCTTGGTCTTTCCCTTGCTTGTACAAAACACAGTTTTATCGTGCAAAGTGCGGATGAATTAGCTGATGTTTTTGCGCAAGCCTTTGAAATTGCTCAAAGCGGACGCCCAGGCCCCGTTCTTATTGATGTGCCTCGTGATATTCAAGTTGGTGAAGTCCCTGCAAATATAAAAGCCTACGTTAAAACTCTCGAAAAACCGACCGCACTTTCAGTAGATAAACTCGCTGAAGCAAAAGAATTATTAAAAAATGCTAAAAAACCTGTGCTTTATGTTGGTGGTGGCGTTGGTATGGCGAAGGCTGTGCCTGCCTTACGCGAATTTTTAGCCCAGATCCAAATTCCATCAGTCTCAACTCTAAAAGGTTTAGGTGCAATTGATCCAAATGATGATGTGTATATGGGAATGATTGGTATGCATGGCACAAAAGCTGCTAATCTTGCCGTGCAAGAAAGCGATTTATTACTTGTATGCGGTGCGCGTTTTGACGATCGTGTAACTGGTAAACTCGATACTTTTGCACCTCATGCTAAAGTGATTCATTGTGATATTGATGCAGCGGAAATTCATAAATTACGTCGTGCAGATGTTGCATTACAAGGGGATTTAATCCAAGCACTTAATGCTCTCAAACAAGAGCTTGATATTGAACCTTGGCGTGAACAAATCAGAAATTTCAAAGCAAAATTAGATTTCACTTATGTTGAAAATCAAGGCAATCGCCCGATTGATCCTTGGGCATTACTCAACACCCTATCTAATCGCAAACCAAATAATGCGGTAATTTGTACCGATGTGGGGCAGCATCAAATGTGGTCAGCGCAACACATGAAGCATTTTGCTCCAGAGAACTACATTACATCGGCAGGTTTCGGCACAATGGGCTTTGGCTTACCTGCTGCTGTGGGGGCAAAAAAAGCACGCCCGCAAGATGAAGTCATTTTGGTTACGGGTGATGGTTCGTTAATGATGAATATCCAAGAATTAGGCTCAATCAAACGTGGCAATTTACCGGTAAAAATTTTGCTATTGGATAACCAACGTTTAGGTATGGTTCGTCAATGGCAGGATTTATTCTGGAATAAACGTCGCAGTGAAACCATTTTAGATGACAACCCAGATTTTGTGATGCTTGCTAACGCATTCGGTATTCCTGCAGAACGTATTGAGTCAGCCGATGATGTGGATGCCGCACTCAACCGATTATTAAACAGCAAAACAGCCTATTTATTACAAGTATGTATTCCACCTGATGAATGTGTATGGCCACTTGTGCCACCGGGTGCATGTAACGCGGATATGGTAGAGGAGATGAACTAA
- the ilvM gene encoding acetolactate synthase 2 small subunit, which yields MNEYKLELVARHRPEVLERILRVARHRGFTVTTMEMTLIETQVRLKITVKSDRTFDLLVNQLAKLPDVMEINNE from the coding sequence ATGAATGAATATAAACTTGAACTCGTCGCTCGCCATCGTCCTGAAGTATTGGAACGCATTTTACGCGTAGCACGCCACCGCGGATTTACCGTTACTACAATGGAAATGACACTAATTGAAACCCAAGTGCGGTTAAAAATCACTGTAAAATCTGACCGCACTTTTGATTTGTTGGTTAATCAATTGGCGAAACTGCCGGATGTGATGGAAATAAATAATGAATAA
- a CDS encoding putative phage abortive infection protein produces MNKENKEFFIEKNLWWLLLIIGLISLSVYFWKFHGVLANESDKWDHFGSYIGGIFSGMAFLALIAEMRANRKREKKQEGRYQKQINDLNQEKKEQDQRWAKESFERTFFMMLSQFNEKLSSLKELDINNIYDLIAINNSKIFYNIRNSVEENDKYSDINMLFINLYRILKFTDETHFEINEKKVYVNILRSYLSRKFLVILGFHLLYKDSSYNNYIYYINKYNIFEHIDLKSLEIKMLKNRYLLSSDLFDESSNMNYRIILDYILRKKDGYIFEKSNNLYSNFEIIKKDYTYSYTTEKFYEFVEAREKGISFKFEQENEDINIYNYDFIFMHLIANFKPEAFANSLEYRDTAIVYDLYVSKIKNTYS; encoded by the coding sequence ATGAATAAGGAAAATAAAGAATTCTTTATTGAAAAAAATCTTTGGTGGTTACTTCTTATCATTGGTCTTATATCCCTGAGTGTTTACTTTTGGAAATTCCATGGTGTGCTAGCAAATGAAAGTGATAAATGGGATCATTTTGGAAGTTATATTGGTGGTATTTTTTCTGGAATGGCTTTTTTAGCACTTATTGCAGAAATGAGAGCGAATAGAAAAAGAGAAAAAAAACAGGAAGGGCGTTATCAAAAACAAATTAATGATTTAAATCAAGAGAAGAAAGAACAAGATCAAAGATGGGCAAAAGAGAGTTTTGAGAGAACGTTTTTTATGATGCTTTCTCAATTTAACGAGAAATTGTCTTCATTAAAAGAATTGGATATAAATAATATATATGATCTTATAGCAATAAATAATTCAAAAATTTTCTATAACATAAGAAATAGTGTAGAAGAAAATGATAAATACTCTGATATAAACATGTTGTTTATAAACTTATATAGAATATTAAAATTTACAGATGAAACTCATTTTGAAATAAATGAGAAGAAAGTCTATGTAAATATATTAAGAAGCTATCTTTCCAGGAAGTTTCTTGTTATTTTAGGATTTCATTTATTATATAAAGATTCATCATATAATAATTACATATATTATATTAACAAATATAATATTTTTGAACATATCGATTTGAAATCTCTAGAAATAAAAATGCTAAAAAATAGATATCTTTTATCTAGCGATTTATTTGATGAGTCATCCAATATGAATTATAGAATAATTCTTGACTACATTCTTAGAAAAAAAGATGGATATATTTTTGAAAAATCTAATAATCTTTATTCAAACTTTGAAATTATAAAAAAAGATTATACTTATAGCTACACAACAGAAAAATTCTATGAATTTGTTGAAGCAAGAGAAAAAGGTATAAGTTTTAAGTTTGAACAAGAGAATGAAGATATAAACATATATAATTACGATTTTATCTTTATGCACTTAATTGCAAATTTTAAACCTGAAGCATTTGCTAATAGTTTGGAATACCGTGATACTGCAATAGTATATGACTTATATGTATCAAAAATAAAAAATACATATTCTTAA
- the ilvD gene encoding dihydroxy-acid dehydratase: MPKLRSATSTQGRNMAGARALWRATGMKENDFGKPIIAVVNSFTQFVPGHVHLKDMGQLVAAEIEKAGGVAKEFNTIAVDDGIAMGHGGMLYSLPSRDLIADSVEYMVNAHCADAMVCISNCDKITPGMLMAAMRLNIPTIFVSGGPMEAGKTKLSDQLIRLDLVDAMIEAADPNVSDERIDAIERSACPTCGSCSGMFTANSMNCLTEALGLSLPGNGSMLATHADRKELFLKAGRQIVELCKRYYEQDDASVLPRSIGTFDAFENAMSLDIAMGGSSNTVLHLLAAAQEAGVDFKMEDIDRLSRKVPCLSKIAPNTNKYHMEDVHRAGGIMGLLGELDRAGLIHKNTLTVLGMSMGEQLDQYDIIRNQDEELHKFFRAGPAGIRTTQAFSQDCRWDTVDNDRVNGCIRNKENAISQEGGLAVLFGNLAEDGCIVKTAGVDESIWKFTGTAIVFESQEDAVAGILGGKVKEGHVVVIRYEGPKGGPGMQEMLYPTSYLKSMGLGKKCALLTDGRFSGGTSGLSIGHASPEAASGGAIGLVRDGDIINIDIPNRAINLEISNEELATRRAEQDQKGWQPAHREREVSFALKVFGHFATSADKGAVRDKTLLK; the protein is encoded by the coding sequence ATGCCAAAACTACGTTCAGCGACCAGTACACAAGGCCGTAATATGGCAGGCGCACGTGCCTTATGGCGTGCGACAGGAATGAAAGAAAATGACTTTGGTAAACCGATTATTGCGGTGGTGAACTCTTTCACCCAATTTGTGCCAGGGCATGTGCATTTAAAAGATATGGGACAGCTTGTTGCTGCAGAAATTGAAAAAGCGGGCGGCGTAGCAAAAGAATTTAACACCATTGCGGTGGATGATGGTATCGCAATGGGTCACGGCGGGATGCTTTATTCTTTACCAAGCCGTGATTTAATCGCAGACAGCGTAGAATATATGGTCAATGCACACTGTGCTGATGCGATGGTGTGTATTTCCAACTGTGACAAAATCACCCCAGGAATGTTAATGGCGGCAATGCGCTTAAACATTCCGACAATTTTTGTCTCAGGCGGTCCAATGGAAGCGGGTAAAACTAAACTTTCGGATCAATTAATCCGCTTAGATTTAGTGGATGCGATGATTGAGGCAGCCGATCCAAATGTAAGCGATGAGCGTATTGATGCGATTGAGCGTAGCGCTTGCCCAACTTGTGGTTCTTGCTCTGGTATGTTTACCGCAAACTCTATGAATTGCCTTACCGAAGCCTTAGGTTTATCTTTACCTGGCAATGGTTCCATGTTAGCCACTCACGCAGACCGAAAAGAATTATTCTTAAAAGCAGGTCGTCAAATTGTTGAGCTGTGCAAACGCTATTACGAACAAGATGATGCAAGCGTATTGCCTCGTTCAATCGGTACTTTTGATGCCTTTGAAAATGCAATGAGCCTCGATATCGCAATGGGGGGGTCAAGTAATACAGTTTTACACTTGTTAGCGGCTGCCCAAGAAGCAGGCGTAGATTTTAAAATGGAAGATATTGACCGTTTATCGCGCAAAGTCCCTTGTTTAAGCAAAATTGCGCCAAACACCAATAAATACCATATGGAAGACGTACACCGTGCAGGCGGCATTATGGGATTGTTGGGTGAATTAGATCGTGCTGGATTAATTCATAAAAATACACTCACCGTGCTTGGAATGAGCATGGGAGAACAACTAGACCAATACGATATTATTCGCAATCAAGATGAAGAATTACATAAATTCTTCCGTGCAGGCCCTGCAGGCATCCGCACAACTCAAGCATTCTCACAAGATTGTCGCTGGGATACCGTCGATAATGATCGTGTAAACGGTTGTATTCGCAATAAAGAAAATGCGATCTCTCAAGAAGGTGGTTTAGCCGTATTATTCGGTAATCTCGCGGAAGACGGATGTATCGTTAAAACCGCGGGCGTAGATGAATCTATCTGGAAATTCACCGGCACGGCAATCGTATTTGAAAGCCAAGAAGATGCGGTTGCAGGCATTTTAGGTGGCAAAGTCAAAGAAGGTCATGTCGTTGTTATCCGTTACGAAGGCCCTAAAGGTGGACCAGGTATGCAAGAAATGTTATACCCAACCAGTTACTTAAAATCGATGGGCTTGGGCAAAAAATGTGCTTTATTAACGGACGGCCGTTTCTCTGGTGGTACATCAGGCTTGTCTATTGGACATGCATCACCAGAAGCTGCTTCTGGCGGTGCAATCGGCTTAGTACGCGATGGCGATATTATCAACATTGATATTCCAAACCGTGCAATTAACTTAGAAATCAGTAATGAAGAACTCGCAACACGCAGAGCCGAACAAGATCAAAAAGGTTGGCAGCCAGCTCACCGTGAACGTGAAGTATCTTTCGCATTAAAAGTATTCGGTCACTTTGCCACCTCAGCGGACAAAGGTGCGGTACGCGATAAAACATTGTTAAAATAA
- the ilvA gene encoding threonine ammonia-lyase, biosynthetic translates to MKNLLTNPQPSQSDYINAIVKLGSRVYEAAQVTPLQKMGKLSERLHNNIWIKREDRQPVNSFKLRGAYAMISSLSAEQKAAGVIAASAGNHAQGVALSAKQLGLKALIVMPQNTPSIKVDAVRGFGCEVLLHGANFDEAKAKAIELSKEKNMTFIPPFDHPLVIAGQGTLAMEMLQQVADLDYVFVQVGGGGLAAGVAILLKQFMPEIKIIGVESKDSACLKAALDKGEPTDLTHVGLFADGVAVKRIGDETFRLCQQYLDDMVLVDSDEVCAAMKDLFENVRAVAEPSGALGLAGLKKYAKQNHIEGKNMAAILSGANLNFHTLRYVSERCEIGENREALLAVTMPEQPGSFLKFAYVLGNRAVTEFSYRYADDKRACVFVGVRTTNEQEKADIIADLTKNGFDVEDMSDDDIAKTHVRYLMGGRASNDNERLYTFEFPEQKGALLKFLETLQNRWNISLFHYRAHGADYGNILAGFQIEEREQAEFEQALAQLNYVFEDVTESKSYRYFLR, encoded by the coding sequence ATGAAAAACCTACTCACCAATCCTCAACCTTCTCAATCAGATTATATCAATGCCATTGTTAAACTTGGTTCGCGCGTATATGAAGCTGCACAAGTGACCCCTTTACAAAAAATGGGAAAACTTTCTGAACGACTGCACAATAATATCTGGATTAAACGAGAAGACCGTCAGCCAGTAAATAGCTTTAAACTACGTGGCGCTTACGCAATGATTTCTAGCCTTTCAGCAGAACAAAAAGCAGCAGGCGTAATAGCCGCATCTGCGGGTAACCATGCGCAAGGCGTGGCATTATCAGCGAAACAATTAGGCTTAAAAGCATTGATCGTCATGCCACAAAATACCCCAAGCATTAAAGTGGATGCAGTGCGTGGTTTTGGTTGTGAGGTGTTGTTGCACGGTGCTAATTTTGATGAAGCCAAAGCAAAAGCGATTGAGCTTTCAAAAGAAAAAAATATGACATTTATTCCGCCATTCGATCATCCATTAGTGATCGCAGGACAAGGCACGTTAGCGATGGAAATGTTACAACAAGTGGCGGATTTGGATTATGTGTTTGTACAAGTCGGTGGTGGTGGCTTAGCTGCAGGTGTAGCAATTTTGCTTAAGCAATTTATGCCAGAAATTAAAATCATCGGCGTAGAATCAAAGGATTCTGCATGCTTAAAAGCCGCTCTCGACAAAGGCGAACCAACAGATTTGACCCATGTTGGATTATTTGCAGATGGCGTTGCCGTAAAACGCATTGGTGACGAAACATTCCGTCTATGTCAGCAATATCTTGACGATATGGTATTGGTCGATAGTGATGAAGTGTGCGCAGCAATGAAAGATTTGTTTGAGAACGTTCGTGCTGTTGCAGAACCATCAGGTGCGTTAGGTTTAGCCGGTTTAAAAAAATATGCAAAACAAAACCATATTGAAGGCAAAAATATGGCGGCAATTTTGTCTGGCGCGAACTTGAATTTCCACACATTACGTTATGTATCTGAACGTTGTGAAATTGGTGAAAATCGAGAAGCTTTATTAGCCGTGACCATGCCTGAACAACCCGGTAGTTTCTTAAAATTTGCTTATGTATTAGGTAACCGAGCAGTAACCGAATTCAGTTATCGTTATGCAGATGATAAACGTGCTTGTGTGTTTGTTGGGGTAAGAACAACAAATGAGCAAGAAAAAGCAGATATTATTGCAGACCTCACTAAAAATGGTTTTGATGTTGAGGATATGTCTGATGATGATATTGCGAAAACGCATGTTCGCTATTTAATGGGTGGTCGCGCATCAAATGATAATGAACGCTTATATACGTTCGAATTCCCAGAGCAAAAAGGTGCGTTATTAAAATTCTTGGAAACATTACAAAATCGTTGGAATATTTCATTATTCCACTATCGTGCCCACGGCGCAGACTATGGAAATATCCTTGCTGGTTTCCAAATTGAAGAACGCGAACAAGCAGAATTTGAACAGGCCCTTGCTCAACTCAATTATGTTTTTGAAGATGTAACAGAAAGCAAATCTTATCGTTATTTCTTACGTTAA